A genome region from Triplophysa rosa linkage group LG24, Trosa_1v2, whole genome shotgun sequence includes the following:
- the ikbip gene encoding inhibitor of nuclear factor kappa-B kinase-interacting protein isoform X3, which translates to MQSRDVKQRKKASDAKENGEKRRPEEKDEDKSKRDAEERKHTRSSDVKLVLSLVALAVSVVVMWILYQHSSRFTEIKEQYDDLYEKTRRVLELQSQMSSVSDKLQASVDELLSSTTRMTQLRHDITSIHDTSTALQEHQETSSLQYQTLNKRFQNVTETWQSRVTAVTDDLSALKTDSRSTHGRVTNHVNSVDGRVRVLSERLQELEDGIKRNTRVLDRTEEEDARRVQELLDWNSRRFSEVQERLRLVGRLRDELQKRLEKTIPRVQQWESRLPDVEESVRSMLRVRAQLSETERRLTELTLQVQRTEEKISD; encoded by the exons ATGCAGAGCCGCGACGTAAAACAACGCAAAAAGGCGTCAGATGCCAAAGAAAACGGAGAGAAGAGAAGACCAGAAGAGAAAGATGAAGACAAAAGCAAGAGAGACGCAGAAGAGAGGAAACACACGAGGAGCTCTGACGTGAAGCTCGTGTTGAGTCTGGTGGCTCTCGCCGTTTCTGTGGTCGTGATGTG GATTCTCTATCAGCACAGCTCGAGGTTTACAGAGATTAAAGAACAATATGATGATTTATACGAGAAGACTCGACGTGTCCTGGAGCTTCAGTCACAGATGTCTTCAGTCTCAGATAAA CTGCAGGCCTCTGTCGACGAGCTTCTGTCCTCCACGACACGGATGACACAACTGAGACATGACATCACCTCCATCCACGACACGTCTACAGCGCTACAGGAGCACCAGGAGACGTCTTCACTTCAATATCAAACGTTAAACAAACGCTTCCAGAACGTCACGGAGACGTGGCAGAGCAGAGTGACGGCCGTGACCGACGACCTCAGCGCACTGAAGACGGACTCGCGCTCCACGCACGGACGAGTAACCAATCATGTCAACTCCGTGGACGGACGTGTGCGTGTTCTGAGCGAGCGTCTGCAGGAGCTGGAGGACGGCATCAAGAGAAACACGCGTGTGTTAGATCGGACCGAGGAGGAGGACGCTCGGAGAGTCCAGGAGCTGCTGGACTGGAACTCCAGACGCTTCTCTGAAGTCCAGGAGCGACTGCGACTCGTCGGCAGACTGCGGGACGAGCTTCAGAAGAGGCTGGAGAAGACGATCCCTCGCGTCCAGCAGTGGGAGAGCCGGCTGCCGGATGTAGAGGAGTCGGTACGCTCGATGCTCAGAGTCCGAGCTCAGCTGAGCGAGACGGAGAGGAGATTAACGGAGCTGACGCTGCAGGTGCAGAGAACAGAGGAGAAGATCTCCGACTGA
- the arfgap3 gene encoding ADP-ribosylation factor GTPase-activating protein 3, which translates to MTEPSKSDISAIFKRLRSVPTNKVCFDCALKNPSWASITYGVFLCIDCSGTHRSLGVHLSFIRSTELDSNWSWFQLRCMQVGGNASASTFFSQHGCDASAANTKYNSRAAALYREKVKNLATQATRRHGTELWLDSQAPLSPTSPVDKQQDFFTQHIQTGQREQSSFPLNVKQQLQDSRVEDKNNNADPSEGPSISPHAASETLTEPSSLLKKKPSAAKKAASSRKAGLGAQKVSGESFSTQQKRAQAEEKLQEQIHSNKSQADDLTVSSLGLARESLEVQRKRELEKLKCLDGKKKEQVERLGMGFGGRSGLSHSVMEDMKIIQQESPAAISSRNRTYERDDEDEEDQRFSSRFVDDAPGSSDLFFSQWAGGKKQTKPESDFYLDTKRPSADQRASARKKAEAQSASDDAQRKFGDVKAISSDMYFGKQDHTEYEVRARLENLSGNSSISSADLFDEQKKASGPSGSYKLSNVLHTVPDMTQFKSGVRSVAGKLSGMASDVMSNIQDRYNT; encoded by the exons ATGACGGAACCGTCGAAAAGCGACATTTCTGCCATTTTCAAGCGTTTGAGATCCGTCCCGACGAATAAG gtGTGTTTCGACTGTGCGTTGAAGAACCCGAGCTGGGCGAGCATCACGTACGGTGTGTTTCTGTGTATCGACTGCTCAGGGACACACCGCTCGCTCGGAGTTCACCTCTCCTTCATCAG gTCGACTGAACTGGACTCAAACTGGTCGTGGTTTCAGTTGCGCTGCATGCAAGTTGGTGGTAACGCTAGTGCC AGCACCTTTTTCAGTCAACACGGGTGTGACGCCAGCGCGGCCAACACCAAATACAACAGCAGAGCGGCTGCGCTTTATAGAGAGAAAGTCAAGAATCTGGCAACACAGGCCACCAGACGGCATGGCACTGAg TTGTGGTTGGACAGTCAAGCTCCTCTCTCTCCCACATCACCGGTGGACAAACAGCAGGATTTCTTCACTCAACACATTCAG ACCGGCCAGAGGGAACAATCATCTTTTCCTCTGAACGTCAAGCAGCAGCTGCAGGATTCAAGAGTGGAGGACAAGAATAATAACG CTGACCCTTCAGAAGGACCGAGCATCTCTCCGCACGCCGCTTCAG AGACCCTGACAGAGCCGTCATCGCTTCTGAAGAAAAAGCCAAGCGCAGCCAAGAAAGCC GCGAGCTCGAGAAAAGCTGGTCTTGGCGCTCAGAAGGTCAGCGGTGAGAGTTTCTCAACACAGCAGAAGAGAGCTCAAGCTGAAGAGAAACTACAGGAACAAATCCACTCCAACAAGAGTCAAGCAGATGATCTGAC aGTTTCGTCTCTCGGTCTGGCGCGTGAGAGTCTGGAGGTCCAGAGGAAGAGAGAGCTGGAGAAACTCAAGTGTCTGGACGGGAAGAAGAAGGAGCAGGTGGAGCGTCTGGGCATGGGCTTCGGCGGCCGCAG CGGGCTCTCTCACTCTGTGATGGAGGACATGAAGATCATTCAGCAGGAGTCTCCAGCTGCCATCTCCTCCAGGAACAGAACATACGAGAGAGACGATGAGGATGAAGAAGACCAACGCTTCTCCTCCAG GTTTGTGGATGATGCTCCTGGCTCGTCCGATCTGTTCTTCTCTCAGTGGGCTGGAGGCAAAAAGCAAACGAAACCAGAGTCTGACTTCTATCTGGACACCAAGAGACCCTCAGCGGACCAGAG GGCCTCAGCCAGGAAGAAAGCCGAAGCGCAGTCGGCCTCTGATGATGCTCAGAGGAAGTTTGGAGACGTCAAGGCGATTTCTTCAGACATGTACTTCGGCAAGCAGGATCACACCGAG TATGAAGTTCGTGCTCGACTGGAGAATCTCTCGGGCAATTCTTCCATCAGCTCAGCGGATCTGTTTGATGAACAGAAGAAAGCTTCAG GCCCGAGCGGCTCGTACAAGCTGAGTAACGTTCTGCACACCGTGCCCGACATGACTCAGTTTAAGAGCGGCGTTCGCTCGGTGGCGGGAAAACTTTCCGGCATGGCCAGTGACGTGATGTCCAACATACAG GACCGCTACAATACATGA